A DNA window from Sediminitomix flava contains the following coding sequences:
- the lnt gene encoding apolipoprotein N-acyltransferase, producing the protein MLNINFSKLRKKRSYFWILSILSGLMSAAVWYTPFIILVPIIFTPLLEIENLLYERGAKRSTWALFKFVFVSFLICNLGVYWWIWNVASWLSFLAWLINTALLTLPFLVYHTIKKKSVDKLGPFTFVCCWLAFEYLHKYGPFAWIWLDLGNLFSGVPILVQWYEYTGVLGGSLWVVLLNVWFYQVLFQQRGLIGFFLVLFIPSVWSFLLNFGTYSTDKSITVIAVQPNIDPYAQKLNYKKTNTSAKDTYMASDLQFERLMQLSESVLSHKVRLILWPETSMVSGFEDAYIRRYDEINTIRNWYKKYPYISILAGADTYTVYGSKKGSQEAYHIEGLGYIDAFNAALFTKKSAPVEFYYKSKLVIGEETMPFSPALSSFVLDLHGTPRPSVKNHDIKVLETAFGVKVAPIICYESVYGDYVGDFVRKGAQIITIITNDGWWGNTRGYQKHLNYARLRAIEHRRPVIRSANVGVSAFIDTKGSIYQKLDYDTMGALKGEVLLNNRLTFYSKYGDYLGVISMILTIFLILSQFVNKEDEDEQKTSSGDGKKT; encoded by the coding sequence ATGTTGAATATCAATTTCAGTAAACTGCGTAAAAAAAGAAGTTACTTCTGGATACTCAGTATATTGAGCGGCTTGATGTCGGCAGCAGTATGGTATACCCCATTTATCATATTAGTCCCAATTATTTTCACACCTTTACTAGAGATTGAAAACCTTCTTTATGAAAGAGGGGCAAAACGAAGTACATGGGCATTATTCAAATTTGTCTTTGTCAGTTTTCTGATCTGTAATTTAGGCGTGTATTGGTGGATTTGGAATGTAGCTTCTTGGTTATCCTTTCTAGCATGGCTCATCAATACCGCTTTACTAACCTTGCCTTTCTTGGTTTATCATACCATAAAAAAGAAGTCAGTAGACAAATTGGGTCCTTTCACCTTTGTCTGTTGTTGGCTTGCCTTCGAGTACCTTCATAAGTATGGACCATTTGCTTGGATATGGTTAGACTTGGGAAATCTATTTTCGGGTGTACCCATTCTTGTACAATGGTATGAATATACGGGAGTTTTAGGCGGCTCTTTGTGGGTAGTTCTTCTGAATGTGTGGTTCTATCAAGTGCTATTCCAACAACGTGGACTTATCGGTTTCTTCTTGGTTTTATTCATTCCATCGGTTTGGTCATTTCTATTGAATTTTGGAACCTATTCTACAGATAAGTCCATCACGGTAATAGCCGTGCAGCCCAATATTGATCCTTATGCACAAAAGCTGAATTATAAGAAAACAAATACTTCCGCCAAGGATACCTATATGGCAAGTGACTTGCAGTTTGAGCGCTTAATGCAACTGTCTGAAAGTGTTTTGAGTCATAAAGTGCGTTTAATCCTTTGGCCAGAAACCTCTATGGTAAGTGGTTTTGAAGATGCTTATATCCGACGGTATGATGAGATTAATACCATTAGAAATTGGTATAAAAAATATCCTTACATCTCAATTTTGGCAGGGGCAGATACCTATACCGTTTATGGAAGTAAGAAAGGGAGTCAAGAAGCGTATCACATAGAAGGCTTGGGGTATATTGATGCTTTCAATGCTGCTCTTTTTACAAAGAAAAGTGCTCCAGTGGAATTCTATTATAAATCCAAGTTGGTTATTGGAGAAGAAACAATGCCTTTTTCTCCAGCCTTATCTTCTTTCGTGCTAGACTTGCATGGAACACCTCGTCCTTCTGTAAAAAATCATGATATAAAGGTTCTCGAAACTGCATTTGGGGTGAAAGTAGCCCCAATTATTTGTTATGAATCGGTTTATGGTGACTATGTAGGAGATTTTGTGAGAAAGGGTGCACAAATTATCACCATTATCACAAATGATGGATGGTGGGGAAATACTAGAGGTTATCAAAAACACCTCAATTATGCGAGACTTCGTGCCATAGAACATCGAAGACCTGTAATTCGCTCAGCAAATGTGGGTGTTTCTGCATTTATTGACACCAAGGGAAGTATTTATCAGAAGTTGGATTATGATACAATGGGAGCTTTAAAAGGAGAAGTTCTATTGAATAATCGATTGACGTTTTACTCAAAGTATGGTGATTACTTAGGTGTAATATCCATGATACTAACCATATTTCTTATCCTTTCACAATTTGTAAATAAAGAAGATGAGGATGAGCAGAAGACATCATCTGGAGATGGGAAAAAGACTTAG
- the rsmI gene encoding 16S rRNA (cytidine(1402)-2'-O)-methyltransferase: protein MEEKTALYIVPTPVGNLEDITLRAIRILQEADVILAEDTRNSGKLLKHLDIQKPLESHHAHNEHKATARLIERMQQGTVFALVSDAGTPAISDPGFYLVRACAEAELKVETLPGATAFVPALVNSGLPVDRFVFEGFLPHKKGRQTRIQVLAEEERTIIFYESPHRLLKTLGQLAEVFGEERNACVSREISKLHEENARGTLTQLIAHFEAKGVKGEIVLCVEGKPIEKKEKKNKYKDVD from the coding sequence ATGGAGGAAAAAACAGCCTTATATATTGTCCCTACGCCTGTAGGAAACCTTGAAGATATTACCTTGAGGGCTATTCGCATTTTGCAAGAGGCAGATGTGATTTTGGCTGAGGATACCCGAAACTCGGGAAAACTTCTAAAGCATTTGGATATTCAAAAGCCGTTGGAGAGCCACCATGCTCACAACGAACACAAAGCTACTGCCCGTTTGATAGAACGAATGCAACAAGGGACAGTGTTTGCTTTGGTTTCAGATGCAGGGACACCAGCTATTTCTGATCCAGGGTTTTATTTGGTTAGAGCTTGTGCAGAAGCAGAGCTTAAAGTTGAAACTCTACCCGGGGCAACCGCTTTTGTACCAGCCTTAGTTAACTCAGGACTTCCAGTAGACCGATTTGTGTTTGAAGGCTTTCTTCCGCATAAAAAAGGGCGTCAGACAAGAATCCAAGTTTTAGCCGAAGAAGAACGTACGATCATTTTCTATGAGTCACCACATCGTTTGCTGAAAACCTTGGGGCAGTTGGCGGAAGTTTTCGGAGAAGAAAGAAATGCATGTGTTTCTAGGGAAATCTCTAAACTACACGAAGAAAATGCCCGAGGTACTTTAACACAACTGATTGCTCATTTTGAAGCCAAAGGAGTGAAAGGTGAAATTGTGCTCTGTGTAGAAGGAAAGCCGATAGAGAAAAAGGAAAAGAAAAATAAATATAAGGATGTAGATTAA
- a CDS encoding AAA family ATPase yields MHTKINDVIAEVGKVVVGQDYMVNRLLVGLFTNGHVLLEGVPGLAKTLTINTLSNVLHLDFQRIQFTPDLLPTDVIGTMIYNQRVGEFEVKKGPVFSNLILADEINRAPAKVQAALLEAMQEKQVTIGEETYKLDRPFLVLATQNPVDQEGTYPLPEAQVDRFMLKVYIDYPQKEDELEVMRRMSNLHFTDEVKQILSKEDIFAIRDAINQVKVSETLEEYIIDLIFATRFPKQYGLDKEAEYIQFGASPRASINLHRAAKAIAFMDGRDYVLPEDVKDVAYDILNHRILLNYEAEADGVTTRDVIDSILRKVVINK; encoded by the coding sequence TTGCACACAAAAATCAATGATGTAATTGCTGAAGTCGGCAAAGTAGTTGTCGGACAAGATTATATGGTCAATAGACTTTTAGTAGGGCTTTTTACCAATGGACACGTTCTTTTGGAAGGGGTTCCTGGTCTTGCTAAAACCTTGACAATTAACACGCTCTCTAACGTTTTACATTTGGATTTTCAACGTATCCAGTTTACGCCGGATCTTTTGCCTACCGACGTTATTGGTACAATGATCTATAACCAACGTGTAGGAGAGTTTGAAGTAAAGAAAGGTCCTGTTTTCTCAAACTTGATCTTAGCTGATGAGATCAACCGTGCGCCAGCCAAAGTGCAAGCAGCTCTTTTGGAGGCCATGCAAGAGAAACAAGTAACAATTGGCGAAGAAACTTACAAATTGGATCGTCCGTTCTTGGTATTGGCAACACAAAACCCAGTAGACCAAGAAGGTACTTATCCACTTCCTGAAGCACAGGTTGACCGTTTTATGCTAAAAGTTTACATCGATTATCCTCAGAAGGAAGATGAGCTTGAAGTAATGAGACGTATGTCAAACCTTCACTTTACGGATGAAGTAAAACAAATTCTATCAAAAGAAGATATCTTTGCGATTCGTGATGCGATCAATCAGGTGAAAGTCTCTGAAACTTTGGAAGAGTATATCATCGATTTGATTTTCGCAACTCGTTTCCCTAAACAATACGGATTAGACAAAGAGGCTGAATATATCCAGTTTGGAGCTTCTCCTCGTGCGTCAATCAACTTGCACAGAGCGGCAAAAGCGATTGCATTTATGGACGGACGTGATTATGTACTTCCAGAAGATGTAAAAGATGTAGCTTACGATATCTTGAACCACCGTATTTTGCTAAATTATGAGGCAGAAGCGGATGGGGTAACTACAAGAGATGTGATTGATAGCATCTTGCGTAAAGTAGTTATCAACAAATAA
- a CDS encoding DUF3299 domain-containing protein, with amino-acid sequence MAQFPDFSTSEGVWEALSDIKIKKGFDETLQMEVSVASFGPKVDLIEGQEITLSGYVMPIDTEDNTVILSSLPFTSCFFCGGAGPETVLQTDLERERSWVNQYVTIKGRLKVNRNDFLSLLYELEEVEMIAVE; translated from the coding sequence ATGGCTCAATTTCCAGACTTCAGTACTTCTGAAGGTGTATGGGAGGCGCTTTCTGATATCAAAATCAAGAAAGGTTTTGATGAAACCCTTCAAATGGAGGTGTCAGTTGCTTCTTTTGGTCCTAAAGTAGACTTGATTGAGGGGCAAGAAATTACCTTATCGGGTTATGTAATGCCTATTGATACCGAAGACAATACCGTTATCTTATCTTCATTGCCATTTACATCTTGTTTTTTCTGTGGTGGGGCAGGACCAGAAACGGTATTGCAGACAGATTTGGAAAGAGAACGTTCTTGGGTAAATCAATATGTAACAATAAAAGGAAGGCTTAAAGTAAACCGCAATGACTTTCTGAGCCTTTTGTATGAGTTGGAAGAAGTGGAAATGATTGCAGTAGAATAA
- a CDS encoding T9SS type A sorting domain-containing protein: MRKTYSCWIVSILLLFSLNTYAQTVNPCDCAEPEGKPTETEIDNATNGNALTNFTDGTFIITTDRTINSSVSFGGTVTLIIDENVDVDLTGINNYNQTELTVYVRTGASFKIKPNNLNNRIFNIFNEGNFEFDGNDTVNLGASSVVFNDEDAFFLSDGEFNIQTDNNLNDDLSGEVVNFGKMIFDQKIDVINDMEVCNTNVLINVGELSMDGILRNTGDIISTEKLSIGSTGIGYNCGRLRTTKMDDLTGSYYNYCLTILDDGKLAMNASSSSQVLENNGVFVINGLFEVGSSQTVNLNDMSRVYASGITLNTANNLTFDGNSHFSRSTPSFLLAQGSTEYNTFISDCIAGNSPNSDDMFDIESFSDASGSVNINGSPQGSSGAIVYLCNFSSGSISSLTANGVTTVNGDCPSSGFLISRAGNSILRFTSNLKKSSEFSSIVTNLDFSADCKKVRACLELTASEKSPALSNYKVWIPSDLTVSNIQVTYDGSNSSVFPTNTGNSEECIDGNNGAIVFTVTTIGSGFNGNGFKLDDFGFVDNCTDRNEVDDSSFGTLKVSFDLEQSTVFGFNDLVLNVDPKASNDAANLDFIRLACGNVLPVCITDISLPIQLISFNAKKNENSVLLEWETASEIDNKLYEVQHSVDGINFQKLGEVFGNGSSEQIIAYEYEDQEPVMGMNFYRLKQVDFDGGYEYSSIVNINFNPSEKLKLIPYPQPNTSQLFIKNLRLKTLSEVDVKIYDLTGNLILTDHLISNHNQIDTSSLRAGIYIVKIMYEGKTESFRMVKASIE; this comes from the coding sequence ATGAGAAAAACTTACTCTTGTTGGATAGTAAGCATTTTGCTTCTATTCAGCCTAAATACCTATGCTCAAACAGTAAACCCATGCGACTGTGCAGAGCCAGAAGGTAAACCCACCGAAACTGAAATCGACAATGCTACCAATGGAAATGCACTTACAAACTTCACAGACGGTACATTTATAATCACGACAGACCGTACTATTAATTCCAGTGTTTCTTTCGGGGGAACTGTCACTCTTATTATTGACGAAAATGTAGATGTTGATCTAACAGGTATTAATAACTACAACCAAACGGAATTGACGGTCTATGTGCGTACGGGTGCTAGTTTTAAGATCAAACCCAATAACCTCAACAATCGAATTTTCAATATTTTTAATGAAGGCAATTTTGAGTTTGATGGAAATGATACGGTCAATTTGGGCGCTAGCTCGGTAGTCTTCAACGATGAAGATGCATTTTTCCTTTCAGATGGAGAATTCAATATTCAAACCGACAACAACCTCAATGATGATTTGAGTGGAGAAGTTGTCAACTTTGGAAAAATGATTTTTGATCAAAAGATCGATGTGATTAATGACATGGAAGTCTGTAATACCAATGTTCTGATCAATGTTGGAGAACTATCCATGGATGGTATTCTAAGAAATACAGGTGATATTATTTCTACAGAAAAACTCAGCATTGGAAGTACAGGTATTGGGTATAACTGTGGCAGACTACGAACAACTAAAATGGATGACTTGACAGGAAGTTATTATAATTATTGTCTAACCATTTTAGACGATGGAAAACTCGCTATGAATGCTAGCAGTTCAAGTCAAGTTTTAGAAAATAATGGAGTATTTGTCATCAATGGCCTTTTCGAGGTTGGCTCAAGTCAGACCGTAAATCTAAACGACATGTCTAGGGTTTATGCCAGTGGTATTACGCTAAACACCGCCAATAATTTAACTTTTGACGGAAACTCACACTTTAGCAGATCAACACCATCATTTCTTCTTGCACAAGGCAGTACCGAATATAATACCTTCATTTCTGATTGTATAGCTGGAAACTCTCCAAACAGTGATGACATGTTTGATATCGAAAGCTTTTCAGATGCTAGCGGATCAGTAAATATAAATGGCTCTCCTCAAGGCTCTAGCGGAGCGATCGTTTATTTATGTAACTTCAGTTCAGGTTCTATCAGTAGCCTAACAGCCAACGGTGTCACTACCGTAAACGGAGATTGTCCTTCATCTGGTTTCCTAATTTCACGCGCAGGTAACTCGATCTTAAGATTTACAAGTAACCTCAAGAAGTCATCTGAATTCAGCAGCATTGTGACAAACTTAGATTTCTCTGCTGATTGTAAAAAAGTAAGAGCTTGTCTAGAATTAACCGCATCTGAAAAATCGCCTGCACTCTCAAACTACAAAGTTTGGATTCCTAGTGACCTTACAGTTTCAAATATTCAAGTAACTTATGATGGATCAAACAGCTCTGTTTTCCCTACAAATACAGGTAATTCAGAAGAATGCATTGATGGAAACAATGGCGCAATTGTATTTACTGTAACAACAATTGGCTCAGGATTTAATGGAAATGGCTTCAAACTAGATGATTTTGGCTTTGTCGATAATTGTACTGATCGGAACGAAGTTGATGACAGTAGCTTTGGTACATTGAAAGTATCTTTTGATCTGGAGCAATCCACTGTCTTTGGTTTTAATGATTTGGTCTTAAATGTAGACCCAAAAGCTAGTAATGATGCCGCAAATCTAGACTTTATCCGTTTGGCATGTGGAAATGTACTTCCTGTCTGTATCACAGATATTTCACTTCCAATCCAACTCATTTCATTTAATGCCAAGAAAAATGAAAATAGTGTTTTACTAGAATGGGAAACAGCTTCTGAAATTGACAATAAACTTTACGAAGTTCAACATTCGGTAGATGGCATCAACTTCCAAAAACTTGGGGAGGTTTTCGGAAATGGAAGTTCTGAACAGATTATTGCTTATGAGTATGAAGACCAAGAGCCAGTAATGGGCATGAACTTCTACAGATTAAAACAAGTCGATTTTGATGGAGGCTACGAATACTCTTCAATCGTAAATATCAACTTCAATCCTTCTGAAAAACTAAAGCTGATTCCATATCCACAACCAAATACCTCACAGCTTTTCATTAAAAACCTTCGTTTGAAAACACTATCTGAAGTAGATGTCAAAATCTATGATCTCACAGGAAATTTGATTTTAACAGATCATCTCATTTCCAATCATAATCAAATAGATACATCAAGTCTCAGAGCAGGTATCTATATTGTAAAAATCATGTACGAAGGAAAAACAGAAAGCTTCCGAATGGTCAAAGCTTCTATAGAATAA